The Strigops habroptila isolate Jane chromosome 14, bStrHab1.2.pri, whole genome shotgun sequence genomic sequence aaggaagcaaaagcagacacaGATTCTGTCACTTTGTACAGGGTAGAATGAAGATGATTCTGTCACGAGGGTGGAACAGCTGCTCCTGACTCCAGATCTATCCCAGAGGTGAGAAAATCCCAAATGCTGAATGGGCTGTGCCACAGATCTCATGCTCCCAGGCTGGAAGAAAACGACCTGTCAGTTCTTCCCCAGCGTTTTTCTCTTACCTTCCTCTGCAAGCTCCTTGTTTATGATGAGCTTCCCGTGTCGGAGGTAGTTCAGTATTGGACCAAAATAGGTGGGGTCTCTATCGATGAGATACGCCCCTGTCTCATCCTGTGGAAGAGGGATGGGTAAGTGGTACCAGGAAAAAAGTCATTTCAGTTGAAAACAATAAAttgaacagtttttcttttgagaacCTGGGTTATTTGCCTGTGAAAGGTGTATTAGTGACTCCACATTTAACCCAACACTTATGTTTTCAATGCCTGAACTCTGCTACAAATGCTGCAGCTCAATAATGTTAGTAGATGCTTCAAGTTAAGCAGTTCTACACACAGAGTTTATATAtctggagagaaaagcagggttcagcagcttttcttcactgcaaTAATAAGAACCAAAAGCTGGTGGTTGTCTTCTGTCTAACATTGTTTTCCAGATTGATATAACTGAGAGGCTCTGGAGGAAAATTGGCTCTCCAGTTCCAGCTAAGAGAATACAACCATTAAAGTAGCTCTTTTTTACTCCTTTCTACTACAGAAAATGCACGCTGCAATGCACCAGCCATGTCTCTAGCAACACAATAACTACTAAATAACCAACAATTCACAACCAAAAGCATCTTTGGAGCACTGACAAAGCCTGTGCAGAACTcttccatctctctctctccataCACCACTTTAAAGCATCATTTCTCCTGGCAACCAATCTGCCCTAAAGCAATAAAAGACCAAAAAAGCCGTTCTGAAATGTCACCTCCTCTACTCACGGATGCAGTGACTCCTAGTTTGATCACAACTTCGATTAAACTCTGAGCACAGTGGCCAAAGACCAGGCTAACTCTCAGCCTGACCTACCCACAAAACACATACACAACCTGGTGCAGCAGCTCCTAAAGAAAACCTGCAAGTACAAGAAGAACTGTTTGCAAAATCCTTACAATGAACTGCAACGAGTTCCAAACTATCCATCCATGTAAGGAACACACACTGTGATCTTTTATGAGAGCAAAGTGGAatataagattaaaaaaaccccaccaacaaaCAGGAGAAACCATTAATATTACTATTTCTAGGGAAGCTTCCTTCTTGTTCCCTCCCTGCAATAACCACCATGGGAAACTGCTGGTTTGCTCCTTGGAGGACCCGTGCCATGGCAGGAGGCGGAGGGCATCGTACCCGCCTGTTACCAGCGCCGGGCAGACCCTAACCCCGTCCCTGGGGCTATGGCCGGCCATGTGGAACAGGACACGGGACAAGGAGATGGCGTGTGCCCCGGGGAGCACGGCGGTGGGGCTGCTGTGGCGATGGGCCTTGCCACGCCAGGGGGACCGAGGGGTGCCGGCCCTGGGGAGCCCGGCAGCGGGGCCAGGGCGCTGCTCCCCGGTGGCACCGGCTGCCGCGGCGGAGGCCCCGGGTGCGTGTTGGAGGCCGGTCCCCGCCGCGGCCTCACCTTGTCGGAGCCGAGCTCGGGCCCGTCCTGGCAGCAGAGGCGGCACAGGAAGGACTTGGGCTCTCGGCACAGCGTCTGCCGGGTGCTCACGAAGTACGTGCCGCCGACGTTCAGCCGGACCCACTtggaggcggcggcgggcggccgggccgcgccgggcgGGGACAGCGCCCCACCGGAGCCCGCCGCCGCTCCGGCCGCACGGGGGCTGGGCGGCCCCGGCGCTCCCCCAGGGCCCGGGCTGGGCGTGCGGCCCCGCGGCGGCCCCTCCGCTGCCGCCGCCAGCTCGGCCATGGCGGAGCCGCTCAGCGCCGCCGCGCCGCCATCACCGCCCCGCTTCCGGCAGCGCCGAGCAGGGACGGGAACGACGCTTTCCGGTAGGGCCGAGCCCGGGTTGGGCAGCGGGGACGGGGCTTCCGGCGCTGCTCGGTGGCGGTCAGTGAAGGTGAGAGTGGGGCTGCGGAACCGAGGAGAGGGGGTTCTGGGGGTCCCGGGGCGGCGGGACAGGACGGGGCGGGTTGGGGGGGTATGGAGGGGAAGCGAGGCCATGGCGGGGATGGGCTGGGTGCCCTCGCGGTCCGCTGCCCCCGTGTCCCGTTAGCCTCGTGTCCCATTGTCTGAGTGCCTCCGTATCCCGGTGCCCCCGTGTCCCCTTAGCCCCGTGTCGCGGTGTCTCGTTGGCCGCATGTCCCATCGTCTAGGTGCCGCAGTGTCACGGTGCCACCGTGTCGTATTGGCCCCGTGTCGCGGTGTCCTTGTGTCCTCTCGGCCCGGTGCCCCCATGTCCCCCGTGCCCCCCAGTCCCGGTGCCCCCGTGTCCCGTTGTTCCTGTGTCCCGGTCCCCGCTCCCGCCCCCATCGGTTCCCCATTCCCGGTCCGTCGCCGTCCTCCCCATCCCCGCGGTCGCTGTTCCTCGCCCCGGTGTAACCCGCCTGGTGCTGTCTCTCCGTGGCCGCAGTGGGGAAGCATGGCGGGGCGCAGAGCTGCCATCAAGGCCATCGACTGGGCGGCCTTCGCCGAGAGGGTGCCCCCCAACCAGAAGGCCATGTTCAACGCCCTGAAGACCCGCAGCGACGCGCTGTCGGCCCGGTGAGTGGCTGCCCCACTCCTGCATGTGGGGCAGGTCAGCCCCTCAGCTGAGCCGCCTGACCCGTGTGTGCTGGGTTAAGCTGGGGTTGGTAACTGGTCTCACAGCAGTGTCCTGGCTGGCATTAAAACAGGTCACCTTCAAGACATGCGGTGGCTTTTTGTGGCAAATCATCTTTACATAATCCCCCCCAGAACAAAACAATAGCTGAAACGTAAAAACAAGTTCTGTGAAAGCAGTTTGCTTTGGTGGTTCAAAACGTTTTGCATTCTTTGTTGTCTGATAAATGCTGTACAGATTCATGACTCTCTTCAAGTCCTTCAAGATCCACCGCTGGACACAAACACCTTTGGCTGTTGCAGTTAATATTGCTGATTGCCTCTAGCTCGGTGTTGTGAAAATTGCCTAATCCTCTTACAGGGCTGCTCCCGGAGATGCTGTGCAGTGGTTTCCagtggagcagggctgcaggctgAGCTCTTCTTGTCTGTATAGAGAAGCCTGTCTCAAGGATTTGCAGAAATGGTTCATTGCTGCTTGTTAATGATGGATCTGAAAAGATTTAAACTAACCTTAGCAGGCTCTAAGTAACTGTGGCAGAGATCAAATGATGGCACCAGGTTGCTTCCAGCACTGTTCATGTCCTCTGTCCTCTGTCCCTTTAGGCTGGCTGCCCTGCCAGAGAAGCCCCCTGCCATCGACTGGGCCTACTACAAGACTGCTGTTGCTAAAGCAGGCATGGTGGATGAGTTTCAGAGAAAGGTCAGTCTCTGTGTCAGCTGGGTGTTGCTTTTTGGGGATTAAATGGGGAATGTCTTTGGAGGTGGGAGGAAACACCAGGATTGGCAGAGGAGGTTGGTTTTGGCTAGAAAGAGGCTCTGGATTTACATCTGCAGGTCAGCATCACTAACCTGGAGGAGCTCACGTCAGTGCCATCTCTCAGGAGGAAACCTGTGGCACTGTGCAAGTGAGAGGCTGGTGAAAGAAAACTTGATAAGTTATTTTGGCTGCAGGAGCGTGTTTGTAGTGCCTTCTTGAAGCAAACCTTCAAAGTATTTCTCTAACTCACTGAATGGAAGGAGGTGGCGAGTGTGGCTCTGCACACTGTGAAACGTGTTGCCTGCAGGGCTTATCATCCTCTTTATAAATAGGAATTGAAAAGCAGGAGCAAGGGTCTTGCTGAAGGGCACGTGGTGTCACTGGCACTGTGAGAACTGACCTCCTGAGACTGGGAGGACCCACTGATAGGTCTGGGAGCTTTGTCCTGGGGGAAATAAGTCTCCAATATGTCAACTCTCTGCTTTTAGACTTTCTTGCTTCTTTACAATGCtctttgcagtgctgtggtgtAATGTGTGTAGCACTCTGTGTCCTGGTGGTGGTATGCAGTACAGACTAGTTGGCTTTAAGCTCACAGTCAAGCTGCAGTGATCAGTTTTAGAAAGCTCCTTAGCTTACATAGTCATGAGCATAtcctgggaagaaaggagggaatgCTCCCCTGCTGCCAGGGGGAATGAGTTCGGTGTGAAGGATTATTTCAATCAAACAAACTGTATAACTAAAGTTTTCTCATTTGATTTACAGTTCAGTGCACTAAAGATTCCTGAGCCAGTGGATACACAGACTGCCAAAATTGATGCCCAAGAGCAGGAAGCTGTAAGTGTTTGAAGTGTTCCCTAATGCCAGCATGGTCtgtggggatgggaaggggtgggagggaagggatgttCCCTGCGTGCATCTGCACAGGCAGGGCAGCCTGGGATGGAGCATGGCTCCACGCTTTGTATGTGTCTCTGGCTTTTGGCTGAGCAGGAGGATCTATGCacatggaatggtttggctGCTTGGGATTTGATCAAGATTCTGTCCACTTACCTAGTGTAATGAGGAGTTTTAATGCCAACTTCAAGCGCGGGGTTGCAGGTTCACTCTGGGTCACTGTCTTTAGTATAACCATGTTCACTGTgtcctctgctttcctgcaggcaAAGAGCACTGCGGAATACGTGCAGGCTTCCAAAGCTCGTATTGCCCAGTACGAGCAAGAGGTAAGTCTGGGCTTTGCTTAGAGAATATTGCCTTTAACCCAGCCTGGCACACGCCGTGTTCTTACCTGGGGGTGTGCTTTGCTCTTTCTTGCTGATAAGGGATTTGTAACATGTTTTGTCTCTGCTCCCACTTCAAGCTCCAGAAGCTCAAAAGCATGATCCCCTTTGAACAGATGACGCTTGAAGACTTGCACGAAGCCTTCCCTGAAACCAGACTGGACAAGGAGAAATACCCGTACTGGCCCTACAAACCAATAGCTGATCTGTAAACTTGTCCAGAAGCAGTTTGTCTAGTGACTGTCAGACTCTATGATCATCTAAATAAAGTACTTTCCCTCCTGTCTGTGCCTTAGATCTTAGACATGAGGTTGCCAGGTGTTGAGGAATGTGGGACAATACATGAACTTGCAAACAGCCCACTGGATTTTGTCTTTTCTACCTGTGAGCTTGGTTTTGTAGCAAGGACAGGATCCTTTCTTGATCAGACTGTGTCCTTTTGTAATGCAATCAAACTGTCTGTTCATCTGTGTGACTGCATGGCGCAGGGAATGTAGTTCTTGTGCCATTGCAGGCAAATAGTTGCATAGGAGTTGAAGGTATAAAGCCTTTTTTGATGTTGGGGTGTATTTAGTAATGATCTGCAGTGCAGTGGGAGACATGTCCCAGTAGTTCTACAGGCAGAGGTCTGGGGATGGTTTCTAGGTTGGTTGTGATGGTTTAAGTCCAGTCAATTGTAAAAGGAGTTGAAGGAGTGTGAAAGTATTgagatacattaaaaaaaggttttatctttttcagaCAACCCAGCTATCACCCCTTTAACCCTGGTGATCCTGTTCCTCTGTCCCAGGTTTCTGGATGATGCAGAGCTCACTGAAACTCACAGAAACAAATGCTTCAGACTTGCATTGGTTTATTTCATTATCTGAGGTGGATTCTTCAACACCTTTCCCCAAAATGGAAACATCTCCAAAAGAGAAGGGCATTAACTCCCTTTCCATTGGTCATGTTAGTGGTGAGAATTATAGACCCATAGAACGAAGGCGTTATCCCTAGATTTCACCAGTGTTTTATTGCCATGCTTTGCTAGCACATGGAATGCTTTAAGAACAGATGTAGCTCTACTGAACAGAGTATGAAGCACTAAGCATGCAGATCTCACCCCCTGTgggtttgtctttttaatgttatttagGCAACTGAAACAACTGCAACTCAGTGTATGAAGCTGGATAAAAGCTACGCAGGAGGGGCAATGCAGTGGAGAGCAACTGACCTagtgctgtgcagagctggaatTCAGCTGCTCCATTTagtaaaaataatagcaaagaaaaccagGGACAGGAAGAAGTGGCTGTAGAGA encodes the following:
- the KCTD2 gene encoding BTB/POZ domain-containing protein KCTD2, which translates into the protein MAELAAAAEGPPRGRTPSPGPGGAPGPPSPRAAGAAAGSGGALSPPGAARPPAAASKWVRLNVGGTYFVSTRQTLCREPKSFLCRLCCQDGPELGSDKDETGAYLIDRDPTYFGPILNYLRHGKLIINKELAEEGVLEEAEFYNIASLVRLVKERIRDNENRTSQGPVKHVYRVLQCQEEELTQMVSTMSDGWKFEQLISIGSSYNYGNEDQAEFLCVVSRELNNSTNGIVKEPSEKAKILQERGSRM
- the ATP5PD gene encoding ATP synthase subunit d, mitochondrial; the encoded protein is MAEPLSAAAPPSPPRFRQRRAGTGTTLSGRAEPGLGSGDGASGAARWRSVKWGSMAGRRAAIKAIDWAAFAERVPPNQKAMFNALKTRSDALSARLAALPEKPPAIDWAYYKTAVAKAGMVDEFQRKFSALKIPEPVDTQTAKIDAQEQEAAKSTAEYVQASKARIAQYEQELQKLKSMIPFEQMTLEDLHEAFPETRLDKEKYPYWPYKPIADL